In Bactrocera oleae isolate idBacOlea1 chromosome 5, idBacOlea1, whole genome shotgun sequence, a genomic segment contains:
- the Abca3 gene encoding phospholipid-transporting ATPase ABCA3 isoform X2 produces MDASSSNVKVTNWEKFKLLLWKNWTLQWNHKLELSVELVLPAVFSLLLVLVRVLVEVDTMGETTYPALNISNLKIFDEALSSKSRANKPLYKLAFSPNNTFLEAIITEATESLNLEGYVVYPNASALETSFTTNNYLAGIQFDDSLKNITDYPRNFVFSLRFPSELRTATRALGWTWLTSKLFPIIDIAGPRNPDAYDGGLPVGYLREGFLPVQQALSMAYLKLAGNKETLPYVEMQRYPYPKYISDPLIEALETILSLIVVLSFIYPCTSITKNITVEKEKQLKEVMKIMGLDNWLHWTAWFIKSFLMLGISSLLIVLLIKIRWYEGVAVLTFSHWSILLVFLLIYTIASICFCFMMATFFSSASTAAAVTGLVWFITYLPLSFTVKTYETMSLGSKLGWCLISNTAMGFGFKEILGFEGNGEGLQWSNLFKTVSVDSNLTVGAIMLMMLLSSVIYMLICLYVEQIMPGDFGVPKKWNFPFTASYWCGQKEYAGIEDMSNGSIEIKNPDAFEAEPAGKHVGLKVKNLKKRFGDKYVVKGLSVNMYEDEITVLLGHNGAGKTTTISMLTGMFPPTAGTAIINGSDIRTNIEAARMSLGICPQHNVLFDDLSVANHIVFFSRLKGLRGDEIKEEIDKYLRMIELEDKANVASSKLSGGMKRKLSVCCALCGGTKVVLCDEPSSGMDPAARRQLWDLLQAEKVGRTLLLTTHFMDEADVLGDRIAIMCDGELKCHGTSFFLKKKYGSGYRLICVKREGCNANEVTALLNQYIPGIRPEADIGAELSYQLPDNYSAKFEEMFSDLETKSGDLMLGGYGVGITSMEEVFMKVGAENSGNGTKKEQIAIMNGGSGFNDDDIESTNSDSMFSENTRLLKGTDLYLNQWHAMLLKKFLYTFRKKFLFLIQNLLPIFFVIITILISRNASTFRQLPAIKISLTQYPKTFTVLETTSNIAPGSLEQRIAAEYKTIVSSYGGNHQLQLTGESNFTKYILDLGETEQVRINSRYVAAATVNDSKITAWLNNQPLHTAPLTVNLVHNAMAKVLIGPEASITVINAPLPYSLETKLAQLNAGTNVGTQLATNVGFCMCFVSAFYILFLIKERETRSKLLQFVGGVRVWTFWLSQMLWDMTTYAITNLIVIITLACFQEEGYAYFSDLIRYFFLLIMFGFSVLPFTYLLSFLFSEPATGFSRASTINIFAGVALFVVIVIMSYEVFDTKDVADGLQWFFRIFPHFSLAMGWNKLYVNWATRNTCNSEVLQVLPDKLRCALLPKCCTTTPYFAYAEPGILLEILYLAATTVVFFLIIISREYGIIDELIYMIRKRAFKPPPPPEDGYFDDDVDNEKNRILKMSTDTLANQNLVLNGVTKYYGNFLAVNQVSLCVQRNECFGLLGVNGAGKTTTFKMMTGDERITYGSAYIKGMSLESEMSQIYQDIGYCPQFDALLDDLTGRETLHIYCLLRGVRRARINRIIEDLAKSFGFMKHLDKPTMTYSGGNKRKLSTAIAVIGSPSVIYLDEPTTGMDPAARRQLWNMVCRIRDSGKSIVLTSHSMEECEALCTRLAIMVNGEFKCIGSTQHLKNKFSKGLILKIKVRRAPDQFRPSIRSSRSGRGDLSPTHMKMQQDIISVKEFVERMFPQAMLQEEYQGILTFYIPLSSIKWSSIFGLMEKNRDFLNIEDYSISQTTLEEIFLEFAKYQREDPRTLNIKKKRCPCCPKWQLMRNCITGVDSHKNEYRLQASDRELNDLTKGQFRNNGVAV; encoded by the exons TGAAGCATTGAGCAGCAAGAGTAGAGCTAATAAGCCCCTCTACAAACTGGCCTTCTCGCCCAATAACACATTTTTGGAGGCTATAATTACAGAGGCTACAGAAAGTTTGAATCTAGAAGGTTATGTAGTATATCCGAATGCGAGTGCTTTGGAAACTTCATTTACCACCAACAACTATTTGGCCGGCATTCAGTTTGACGATTCTCTAAAGAATATCACCGATTATCCGCGTAACTTTGTGTTTTCTTTACGTTTCCCAAGTGAATTACGTACAGCAACACGCGCCTTGGGTTGGACTTGGTTGACTTCGAAGTTATTTCCGATTATCGATATAGCCGGCCCAAGAAATCCAGATGCATACGATGGCGGTCTGCCGGTGGGTTATCTAAGAGAAGGGTTTCTGCCGGTACAACAGGCATTGTCAATGGCCTACTTGAAGTTGGCTGGCAATAAGGAGACTTTGCCCTATGTAGAAATGCAACGTTATCCCTATCCGAAATATATTAGTGATCCATTAATCGAGGCTTTGGAGACGATATTGTCTTTGATTGTTGTTTTGAGCTTCATATATCCATGCACGTCGATAACGAAG AACATTACCGTCGAAAAGGAGAAACAGTTGAAGGAAGTGATGAAAATTATGGGTCTGGACAACTGGCTACACTGGACAGCCTGGTTCATAAAATCGTTTTTGATGTTGGGCATATCCTCGTTGCTAATCGTACTTTTGATTAAG ATTAGGTGGTATGAAGGCGTTGCTGTGCTTACCTTTAGCCACTGGTCCATACTGTTGGTGTTCTTACTTATCTACACCATAGCCAGTATTTGTTTCTGCTTCATGATGGCGACATTCTTCTCAAGCGCCAGCACAGCAGCCGCCGTTACTGGCTTAGTTTGGTTTATTACCTATTTGCCATTGTCGTTTACGGTAAAAACCTACGAAACGATGTCCCTGGGCTCGAAGTTGGGCTGGTGTTTGATCTCTAATACCGCTATGGGCTTcggtttcaaagaaatactcgGCTTTGAAGGCAACGGCGAGGGTTTGCAATGGAGCAATTTGTTTAAAACCGTTTCCGTGGACTCTAATCTTACTGTCGGCGCAATCATGTTGATGATGTTACTATCCTCTGTTATCTATATGctaatttgtttgtatgtggaGCAAATTATGCCTGGCGACTTTGGCGTGCCGAAGAAGTGGAACTTTCCGTTCACCGCCAGCTATTGGTGTGGGCAAAAAGAATATGCTGGTATTGAGGATATGTCGAATGGCTCGATTGAGATTAAAAATCCAGATGCCTTTGAGGCTGAACCAGCTGGCAAACATGTGGGcttaaaagtgaaaaatctcaaaaaacgTTTCGGCGACAAATACGTCGTCAAAGGCTTGTCGGTCAATATGTATGAAGACGAGATAACAGTGTTGTTAGGGCACAACGGTGCTGGTAAAACAACGACAATTTCTATGCTGACCGGTATGTTTCCACCAACGGCCGGTACCGCGATCATCAATGGCAGCGATATACGCACTAATATTGAGGCCGCGCGAATGTCTCTGGGCATTTGTCCACAGCATAATGTGCTGTTCGATGATTTGAGTGTGGCGAATCACATAGTGTTCTTTAGCCGTTTGAAAGGTCTGCGTGGTGACGAAATTAAGGAAGAGATAGATAAGTACTTGCGCATGATCGAGTTGGAGGATAAAGCGAATGTGGCGTCTTCGAAACTATCTGGTGGCATGAAGCGTAAGCTATCGGTTTGCTGTGCGCTATGCGGCGGCACAAAAGTGGTACTTTGCGATGAGCCAAGTTCAGGTATGGACCCCGCAGCCAGACGTCAATTGTGGGATCTATTGCAGGCGGAGAAAGTCGGACGCACACTACTGCTCACCACACACTTCATGGATGAAGCCGATGTACTGGGCGATCGCATTGCGATAATGTGTGATGGAGAGCTCAAGTGTCATGGCACATCGTTCTTCTTGAAAAAGAAATATGGTTCTGGCTATCGGCTTATTTGTGTCAAACGTGAAGGTTGTAATGCGAACGAGGTAACTGCATTACTAAATCAATACATACCCGGTATAAGACCAGAAGCTGATATTGGCGCTGAGTTATCCTACCAGTTGCCGGATAACTACTCGGCGAAATTCGAAGAAATGTTTAGCGATTTAGAAACAAAGTCAGGTGACTTAATGCTCGGCGGTTACGGTGTCGGTATTACCTCAATGGAGGAGGTCTTCATGAAAGTGGGCGCAGAGAATTCCGGCAATGGCACAAAGAAGGAGCAAATAGCCATCATGAATGGTGGCTCAGGGTTCAATGACGATGATATCGAATCTACTAACT CCGATAGCATGTTTTCCGAAAACACGCGCTTACTAAAAGGCACAGATCTTTATCTCAATCAATGGCACGCAATGTTGCTCAAAAAGTTTCTTTATACCTTTCGTAAAAAGTTTTTGTTCCTTATACAAAATTTGTTACCCATATTCTTTGTGATCATCACCATCTTGATCTCGCGCAATGCCAGCACATTTCGACAACTGCCTGCCATAAAGATCAGCTTGACACAATATCCAAAAACATTTACGGTACTCGAGACGACTAGTAACATCGCACCGGGCTCACTGGAGCAGCGTATTGCCGCTGAGTATAAAACCATTGTTAGTTCTTATGGCGGCAATCACCAGTTACAACTTACAGGCGAAAGTAATTTCACCAAATATATTTTGGATTTGGGCGAAACCGAACAAGTGCGTATTAATTCGCGTTACGTAGCCGCCGCGACGGTGAACGACAGCAAAATTACGGCTTGGTTGAACAACCAACCGTTACACACGGCGCCGTTAACTGTGAATCTTGTGCACAATGCTATGGCAAA GGTTCTTATTGGTCCAGAAGCATCAATAACCGTTATCAATGCACCATTGCCATATTCGCTCGAAACTAAATTGGCGCAATTGAACGCGGGTACAAATGTGGGTACGCAGTTAGCTACCAATGTTGGCTTCTGCATGTGCTTTGTAAGTGCCTTCTATATACTTTTCCTAATTAAGGAGCGTGAGACGCGCTCGAAACTTTTGCAATTTGTGGGTGGCGTGCGTGTGTGGACTTTCTGGCTGTCACAAATGCTCTGGGACATGACCACTTATGCTATAACGAACTTGATAGTGATTATAACGTTGGCTTGTTTCCAAGAGGAGGGCTATGCATACTTCTCCGATTTAA TTCGCTATTTCTTCCTTCTAATAATGTTCGGGTTCTCCGTGCTACCTTTTACCTATTTGCTTTCATTCTTATTCAGTGAACCAGCCACCGGATTTTCGCGCGCTTCCACCATCAATATATTTGCAG GTGTTGCACTTTTCGTAGTTATTGTAATAATGTCATATGAGGTCTTCGATACCAAGGATGTTGCGGATGGTTTGCAGTGGTTCTTTAGAATATTTCCACACTTTTCACTTGCAATGGGCTGgaataaattatatgttaattgGGCTACACGTAATACCTGCAACAGTGAGGTGCTGCAAGTGCTACCCGATAAATTGCGCTGCGCTTTGTTGCCAAAGTGTTGTA ccaCAACGCCATATTTTGCTTATGCGGAACCTGGTATTCTTCTGGAAATTTTGTATCTCGCCGCCACAACGGTGGTATTCTTCTTAATTATCATTTCGCGCGAATATGGCATAATTGATGAGCTCATTTACATGATCAGAAAACGAGCTTT TAAACCACCACCGCCACCCGAGGACGGTTACTTTGATGATGATGTTGACAACGAGAAGAATCGCATACTGAAAATGTCCACCGATACACTGGCTAATCAAAATTTGGTGCTTAATGGTGTCACCAAGTATTACGGCAACTTTCTGGCGGTCAATCAGGTCTCACTATGTGTTCAAAG AAACGAGTGCTTTGGCCTGTTGGGTGTTAATGGCGCCGGTAAGACGACGACATTTAAAATGATGACTGGCGACGAACGTATCACTTACGGTTCGGCTTATATAAAGGGCATGTCGCTGGAATCCGAGATGAGTCAAATTTATCAAGATATCGGTTATTGTCCACAGTTCGATGCTTTATTAGACGATCTGACCGGCCGTGAAACGTTGCACATTTATTGTCTTTTACGTGGCGTACGTCGAGCGCGTATAAATCGTATCATTGAAGATCTGGCGAAGTCATTCGGTTTCATGAAGCATTTAGACAAGCCTACCATGACTTATAGCGGTGGCAATAAACGCAAATTGAGCACAGCGATTGCCGTAATCGGAAGTCCCAGCGTCATATATCTCGATGAACCGACAACCGGTATGGATCCAGCTGCTAGACGCCAACTTTGGAATATGGTTTGCCGCATACGTGATTCAGGCAAATCGATTGTGCTAACGTCACATAGTATGGAGGAGTGTGAGGCTTTGTGTACACGACTGGCAATCATGGTAAATGGCGAGTTCAAATGTATTGGCTCGACGCAGCATTTGAAGAATAAGTTTTCCAAGGGTTTGATCCTGAAGATCAAAGTGCGACGCGCACCAGATCAATTCCGACCGTCTATAAgaag TTCAAGAAGCGGTCGCGGAGATCTTTCACCCACCCATATGAAGATGCAACAGGACATTATCTCGGTGAAGGAGTTTGTTGAGCGCATGTTCCCGCAGGCAATGTTACA AGAGGAATACCAGGGCATACTCACATTCTACATTCCGCTCTCAAGTATTAAGTGGTCAAGCATATTCGGTTTAATGGAAAAGAATCGCGATTTTCTCAACATCGAGGACTATTCCATTAGTCAGACAACGCTGGAAGAGATCTTTTTGGAGTTTGCAAAGTACCAGCGTGAAGATCCACGAACGCTTAA CATTAAGAAAAAGCGCTGCCCTTGCTGTCCGAAGTGGCAATTAATGCGGAATTGCATAACGGGAGTTGATTCGCATAAAAACGAATACCGATTACAGGCATCGGATCGTGAGCTGAATGACTTAACGAAAGGACAATTCAGAAACAACGGAGTTGCagtataa
- the Abca3 gene encoding phospholipid-transporting ATPase ABCA3 isoform X1, which translates to MDASSSNVKVTNWEKFKLLLWKNWTLQWNHKLELSVELVLPAVFSLLLVLVRVLVEVDTMGETTYPALNISNLKIFEEELANARRVKQIMGLYKGDSEALSSKSRANKPLYKLAFSPNNTFLEAIITEATESLNLEGYVVYPNASALETSFTTNNYLAGIQFDDSLKNITDYPRNFVFSLRFPSELRTATRALGWTWLTSKLFPIIDIAGPRNPDAYDGGLPVGYLREGFLPVQQALSMAYLKLAGNKETLPYVEMQRYPYPKYISDPLIEALETILSLIVVLSFIYPCTSITKNITVEKEKQLKEVMKIMGLDNWLHWTAWFIKSFLMLGISSLLIVLLIKIRWYEGVAVLTFSHWSILLVFLLIYTIASICFCFMMATFFSSASTAAAVTGLVWFITYLPLSFTVKTYETMSLGSKLGWCLISNTAMGFGFKEILGFEGNGEGLQWSNLFKTVSVDSNLTVGAIMLMMLLSSVIYMLICLYVEQIMPGDFGVPKKWNFPFTASYWCGQKEYAGIEDMSNGSIEIKNPDAFEAEPAGKHVGLKVKNLKKRFGDKYVVKGLSVNMYEDEITVLLGHNGAGKTTTISMLTGMFPPTAGTAIINGSDIRTNIEAARMSLGICPQHNVLFDDLSVANHIVFFSRLKGLRGDEIKEEIDKYLRMIELEDKANVASSKLSGGMKRKLSVCCALCGGTKVVLCDEPSSGMDPAARRQLWDLLQAEKVGRTLLLTTHFMDEADVLGDRIAIMCDGELKCHGTSFFLKKKYGSGYRLICVKREGCNANEVTALLNQYIPGIRPEADIGAELSYQLPDNYSAKFEEMFSDLETKSGDLMLGGYGVGITSMEEVFMKVGAENSGNGTKKEQIAIMNGGSGFNDDDIESTNSDSMFSENTRLLKGTDLYLNQWHAMLLKKFLYTFRKKFLFLIQNLLPIFFVIITILISRNASTFRQLPAIKISLTQYPKTFTVLETTSNIAPGSLEQRIAAEYKTIVSSYGGNHQLQLTGESNFTKYILDLGETEQVRINSRYVAAATVNDSKITAWLNNQPLHTAPLTVNLVHNAMAKVLIGPEASITVINAPLPYSLETKLAQLNAGTNVGTQLATNVGFCMCFVSAFYILFLIKERETRSKLLQFVGGVRVWTFWLSQMLWDMTTYAITNLIVIITLACFQEEGYAYFSDLIRYFFLLIMFGFSVLPFTYLLSFLFSEPATGFSRASTINIFAGVALFVVIVIMSYEVFDTKDVADGLQWFFRIFPHFSLAMGWNKLYVNWATRNTCNSEVLQVLPDKLRCALLPKCCTTTPYFAYAEPGILLEILYLAATTVVFFLIIISREYGIIDELIYMIRKRAFKPPPPPEDGYFDDDVDNEKNRILKMSTDTLANQNLVLNGVTKYYGNFLAVNQVSLCVQRNECFGLLGVNGAGKTTTFKMMTGDERITYGSAYIKGMSLESEMSQIYQDIGYCPQFDALLDDLTGRETLHIYCLLRGVRRARINRIIEDLAKSFGFMKHLDKPTMTYSGGNKRKLSTAIAVIGSPSVIYLDEPTTGMDPAARRQLWNMVCRIRDSGKSIVLTSHSMEECEALCTRLAIMVNGEFKCIGSTQHLKNKFSKGLILKIKVRRAPDQFRPSIRSSRSGRGDLSPTHMKMQQDIISVKEFVERMFPQAMLQEEYQGILTFYIPLSSIKWSSIFGLMEKNRDFLNIEDYSISQTTLEEIFLEFAKYQREDPRTLNIKKKRCPCCPKWQLMRNCITGVDSHKNEYRLQASDRELNDLTKGQFRNNGVAV; encoded by the exons AGAGGAATTAGCAAACGCTCGAAGAGTGAAGCAAATTATGGGCTTATACAAGGGGGACAG TGAAGCATTGAGCAGCAAGAGTAGAGCTAATAAGCCCCTCTACAAACTGGCCTTCTCGCCCAATAACACATTTTTGGAGGCTATAATTACAGAGGCTACAGAAAGTTTGAATCTAGAAGGTTATGTAGTATATCCGAATGCGAGTGCTTTGGAAACTTCATTTACCACCAACAACTATTTGGCCGGCATTCAGTTTGACGATTCTCTAAAGAATATCACCGATTATCCGCGTAACTTTGTGTTTTCTTTACGTTTCCCAAGTGAATTACGTACAGCAACACGCGCCTTGGGTTGGACTTGGTTGACTTCGAAGTTATTTCCGATTATCGATATAGCCGGCCCAAGAAATCCAGATGCATACGATGGCGGTCTGCCGGTGGGTTATCTAAGAGAAGGGTTTCTGCCGGTACAACAGGCATTGTCAATGGCCTACTTGAAGTTGGCTGGCAATAAGGAGACTTTGCCCTATGTAGAAATGCAACGTTATCCCTATCCGAAATATATTAGTGATCCATTAATCGAGGCTTTGGAGACGATATTGTCTTTGATTGTTGTTTTGAGCTTCATATATCCATGCACGTCGATAACGAAG AACATTACCGTCGAAAAGGAGAAACAGTTGAAGGAAGTGATGAAAATTATGGGTCTGGACAACTGGCTACACTGGACAGCCTGGTTCATAAAATCGTTTTTGATGTTGGGCATATCCTCGTTGCTAATCGTACTTTTGATTAAG ATTAGGTGGTATGAAGGCGTTGCTGTGCTTACCTTTAGCCACTGGTCCATACTGTTGGTGTTCTTACTTATCTACACCATAGCCAGTATTTGTTTCTGCTTCATGATGGCGACATTCTTCTCAAGCGCCAGCACAGCAGCCGCCGTTACTGGCTTAGTTTGGTTTATTACCTATTTGCCATTGTCGTTTACGGTAAAAACCTACGAAACGATGTCCCTGGGCTCGAAGTTGGGCTGGTGTTTGATCTCTAATACCGCTATGGGCTTcggtttcaaagaaatactcgGCTTTGAAGGCAACGGCGAGGGTTTGCAATGGAGCAATTTGTTTAAAACCGTTTCCGTGGACTCTAATCTTACTGTCGGCGCAATCATGTTGATGATGTTACTATCCTCTGTTATCTATATGctaatttgtttgtatgtggaGCAAATTATGCCTGGCGACTTTGGCGTGCCGAAGAAGTGGAACTTTCCGTTCACCGCCAGCTATTGGTGTGGGCAAAAAGAATATGCTGGTATTGAGGATATGTCGAATGGCTCGATTGAGATTAAAAATCCAGATGCCTTTGAGGCTGAACCAGCTGGCAAACATGTGGGcttaaaagtgaaaaatctcaaaaaacgTTTCGGCGACAAATACGTCGTCAAAGGCTTGTCGGTCAATATGTATGAAGACGAGATAACAGTGTTGTTAGGGCACAACGGTGCTGGTAAAACAACGACAATTTCTATGCTGACCGGTATGTTTCCACCAACGGCCGGTACCGCGATCATCAATGGCAGCGATATACGCACTAATATTGAGGCCGCGCGAATGTCTCTGGGCATTTGTCCACAGCATAATGTGCTGTTCGATGATTTGAGTGTGGCGAATCACATAGTGTTCTTTAGCCGTTTGAAAGGTCTGCGTGGTGACGAAATTAAGGAAGAGATAGATAAGTACTTGCGCATGATCGAGTTGGAGGATAAAGCGAATGTGGCGTCTTCGAAACTATCTGGTGGCATGAAGCGTAAGCTATCGGTTTGCTGTGCGCTATGCGGCGGCACAAAAGTGGTACTTTGCGATGAGCCAAGTTCAGGTATGGACCCCGCAGCCAGACGTCAATTGTGGGATCTATTGCAGGCGGAGAAAGTCGGACGCACACTACTGCTCACCACACACTTCATGGATGAAGCCGATGTACTGGGCGATCGCATTGCGATAATGTGTGATGGAGAGCTCAAGTGTCATGGCACATCGTTCTTCTTGAAAAAGAAATATGGTTCTGGCTATCGGCTTATTTGTGTCAAACGTGAAGGTTGTAATGCGAACGAGGTAACTGCATTACTAAATCAATACATACCCGGTATAAGACCAGAAGCTGATATTGGCGCTGAGTTATCCTACCAGTTGCCGGATAACTACTCGGCGAAATTCGAAGAAATGTTTAGCGATTTAGAAACAAAGTCAGGTGACTTAATGCTCGGCGGTTACGGTGTCGGTATTACCTCAATGGAGGAGGTCTTCATGAAAGTGGGCGCAGAGAATTCCGGCAATGGCACAAAGAAGGAGCAAATAGCCATCATGAATGGTGGCTCAGGGTTCAATGACGATGATATCGAATCTACTAACT CCGATAGCATGTTTTCCGAAAACACGCGCTTACTAAAAGGCACAGATCTTTATCTCAATCAATGGCACGCAATGTTGCTCAAAAAGTTTCTTTATACCTTTCGTAAAAAGTTTTTGTTCCTTATACAAAATTTGTTACCCATATTCTTTGTGATCATCACCATCTTGATCTCGCGCAATGCCAGCACATTTCGACAACTGCCTGCCATAAAGATCAGCTTGACACAATATCCAAAAACATTTACGGTACTCGAGACGACTAGTAACATCGCACCGGGCTCACTGGAGCAGCGTATTGCCGCTGAGTATAAAACCATTGTTAGTTCTTATGGCGGCAATCACCAGTTACAACTTACAGGCGAAAGTAATTTCACCAAATATATTTTGGATTTGGGCGAAACCGAACAAGTGCGTATTAATTCGCGTTACGTAGCCGCCGCGACGGTGAACGACAGCAAAATTACGGCTTGGTTGAACAACCAACCGTTACACACGGCGCCGTTAACTGTGAATCTTGTGCACAATGCTATGGCAAA GGTTCTTATTGGTCCAGAAGCATCAATAACCGTTATCAATGCACCATTGCCATATTCGCTCGAAACTAAATTGGCGCAATTGAACGCGGGTACAAATGTGGGTACGCAGTTAGCTACCAATGTTGGCTTCTGCATGTGCTTTGTAAGTGCCTTCTATATACTTTTCCTAATTAAGGAGCGTGAGACGCGCTCGAAACTTTTGCAATTTGTGGGTGGCGTGCGTGTGTGGACTTTCTGGCTGTCACAAATGCTCTGGGACATGACCACTTATGCTATAACGAACTTGATAGTGATTATAACGTTGGCTTGTTTCCAAGAGGAGGGCTATGCATACTTCTCCGATTTAA TTCGCTATTTCTTCCTTCTAATAATGTTCGGGTTCTCCGTGCTACCTTTTACCTATTTGCTTTCATTCTTATTCAGTGAACCAGCCACCGGATTTTCGCGCGCTTCCACCATCAATATATTTGCAG GTGTTGCACTTTTCGTAGTTATTGTAATAATGTCATATGAGGTCTTCGATACCAAGGATGTTGCGGATGGTTTGCAGTGGTTCTTTAGAATATTTCCACACTTTTCACTTGCAATGGGCTGgaataaattatatgttaattgGGCTACACGTAATACCTGCAACAGTGAGGTGCTGCAAGTGCTACCCGATAAATTGCGCTGCGCTTTGTTGCCAAAGTGTTGTA ccaCAACGCCATATTTTGCTTATGCGGAACCTGGTATTCTTCTGGAAATTTTGTATCTCGCCGCCACAACGGTGGTATTCTTCTTAATTATCATTTCGCGCGAATATGGCATAATTGATGAGCTCATTTACATGATCAGAAAACGAGCTTT TAAACCACCACCGCCACCCGAGGACGGTTACTTTGATGATGATGTTGACAACGAGAAGAATCGCATACTGAAAATGTCCACCGATACACTGGCTAATCAAAATTTGGTGCTTAATGGTGTCACCAAGTATTACGGCAACTTTCTGGCGGTCAATCAGGTCTCACTATGTGTTCAAAG AAACGAGTGCTTTGGCCTGTTGGGTGTTAATGGCGCCGGTAAGACGACGACATTTAAAATGATGACTGGCGACGAACGTATCACTTACGGTTCGGCTTATATAAAGGGCATGTCGCTGGAATCCGAGATGAGTCAAATTTATCAAGATATCGGTTATTGTCCACAGTTCGATGCTTTATTAGACGATCTGACCGGCCGTGAAACGTTGCACATTTATTGTCTTTTACGTGGCGTACGTCGAGCGCGTATAAATCGTATCATTGAAGATCTGGCGAAGTCATTCGGTTTCATGAAGCATTTAGACAAGCCTACCATGACTTATAGCGGTGGCAATAAACGCAAATTGAGCACAGCGATTGCCGTAATCGGAAGTCCCAGCGTCATATATCTCGATGAACCGACAACCGGTATGGATCCAGCTGCTAGACGCCAACTTTGGAATATGGTTTGCCGCATACGTGATTCAGGCAAATCGATTGTGCTAACGTCACATAGTATGGAGGAGTGTGAGGCTTTGTGTACACGACTGGCAATCATGGTAAATGGCGAGTTCAAATGTATTGGCTCGACGCAGCATTTGAAGAATAAGTTTTCCAAGGGTTTGATCCTGAAGATCAAAGTGCGACGCGCACCAGATCAATTCCGACCGTCTATAAgaag TTCAAGAAGCGGTCGCGGAGATCTTTCACCCACCCATATGAAGATGCAACAGGACATTATCTCGGTGAAGGAGTTTGTTGAGCGCATGTTCCCGCAGGCAATGTTACA AGAGGAATACCAGGGCATACTCACATTCTACATTCCGCTCTCAAGTATTAAGTGGTCAAGCATATTCGGTTTAATGGAAAAGAATCGCGATTTTCTCAACATCGAGGACTATTCCATTAGTCAGACAACGCTGGAAGAGATCTTTTTGGAGTTTGCAAAGTACCAGCGTGAAGATCCACGAACGCTTAA CATTAAGAAAAAGCGCTGCCCTTGCTGTCCGAAGTGGCAATTAATGCGGAATTGCATAACGGGAGTTGATTCGCATAAAAACGAATACCGATTACAGGCATCGGATCGTGAGCTGAATGACTTAACGAAAGGACAATTCAGAAACAACGGAGTTGCagtataa